The genomic segment TTtgaacctgaaaaaaaaataaattagcagccacccccccccccccccccctgataaATAATCACCTTTCCCTAAGATTTGATGTTACACACAGAACAACAGCGACAAAGAAAGTAGGAACCCCTAATTTCACCAcataatatacacctatagtCAACAATGTCTAATATGTAAAAATGCTGGTAATGAGGTTTTATCCTAATGGGAATGTGTCGTACCTTAACTTCCTGGATAGGTTGTAGATTAACTGGTCTTCTTACTGTAGAAGTTGGCGTTTGGCTTTTTGCGATTCCTGGGTCCGGAGGCAAAAGTATGCATGAATACAATTAAAACTCCGTAtctctttataaaaaaattgtttatctGAGGTTAGATATCTCACAATCTTTTCAGTTTTAATGCCTTATTTAAAGTGTTTAGTGTATTTAACTTAAATGTTATTTTAGAATGCAATTATGAATGAAGAGTGACCTCGATGCATGCATTAAGTGTAATTCCGATGCAAAACGAGATGTTGCTGAAAGCTAAGAGCGATCAAGCAGCGATTAAAACAGTTGGTTCAAGATAATACCACCAGTAAGGACCAGCGATTGCACAAAACAAAATAGACAACCAACAACAAGTAGGCCACGTGCGTGGACGCACAAAAGACTATCATAGCCAAAAGGCAAGCAATCAAGCAAAATGACTTCATTTCATTCAACACGCTCACCTCCACACAGCACTGCAGCTACCTCTTGATCTGGCTCAAGAAGCGATGCACCCTTTGCTTCTGTTTGATTTTGTGGAGAAAATTGGTTTCCCTCTAAGATCACTGACATTTCCAGAGGAGCAAAAGGAACCAAAACAATGACAAGAACGAGCGGGGTCTGGCACGGGTAAGCGCGAGGCACGAACGGCTTGCCGGGAAATACCAAATATTGCGCGCTCGTGTCAGcccacaggcttaccatcctCCGCTGATATCTTCAGAATTATTTCCCGTAAattatctattacaaaatAGAGGTCGAATGAAATCTCATAAAGTTGTCTTTGATGTCAataaatggtaaaaaaaatcgaaatatTATGGAAATATATATGTAAATAAGATTTCAGTTGGGAAGAAGATATAATGATTAGTTTTGACAGTAATGAGCATTTCATATTATttgaaaatgtcaaaatttTCACGGAGGAGCATGCCCCAGAACCCCATATGCGATAGTATTTACACCCCTGTAAAATGGGCCCCCATCCCAAAAACACAATTATTTGGAGTGCGGTGGGAGGGGGTGGTGTCTGTCTCCCCCACTTCCCACAATTTGTATTTGAAACATCGACATAGGCCATATTCCATATTCAATTTTTGGGCTCTACATTTGTGGGAAACTTGGAAACGATTGTAGGTTTATTACAATTGTGGATTTATTACATATGTAGGCTCTATACGGATAGGATTACAGATTTGGCTCCTAGTGCTACTGGAAGAACGTGCCGTTTGTGCGTAGAGTATCTCAAGACTAGAGTATAGTTTCAATAAAGTAATCAATACGTTTTagcgttttttgtttttggggAGGGTCTTAATTGGCCGCATTTTTGGAGGAGGGTAACCACCTTTCCCTTAGGTCGAAGGTAAGGTTGATTTACGAAGACCGATATTCTCCCAGCTTTCTTCTAGCTCTGGTGCCATATGTACAGGTTCAGGTGCAGTTCTAAGGTTTACTAAATCCCTCTGACTGGAAGCTTGCCGTGGTCGCTGTGGCGTTTTTAGCAGCACATCGATCGTTCCCGACTCACTTGTTAGCATCGTACCATTCTTTGTCACGTTCATTTTGATTTTCCCAGCGTTGCCATTCACTCGAAATCCGGATTCATTCTCGCCAAACTCAGATTTCTTGCTCCCAGGAAGATCTTTTGACTTTACTCCGTACGCTTTTCTGAGCAGTGGTGCACGCTTTGATGAAGTTCTTGACAAAATAGAATTAAATTTTCTTGCAGGTCTTGCTGCTAGACTATTTACCTTTATCAATTTAGATTCAGAAATCTTGGTCAGCTTGATAAATACGTGCCTGTCATGTTTCTTGATTTTACTTTTCGTCTTTTGGGCAGTTTTCGTTGTCACAACTCCAGACTTCCTGAATGCCAGTGTATTCCATCCATCTACAACATGGACAATTGGCTTTTCTGACTTCATCACTGGATAATCTGCCATTCCTGGTTTCACAACAACTTGGACAGAATCGGCCTGAGCTGTCACCTTGGCCATATCTTTAGTCGCCGAGATTTTCAGCTCCCCTGACTTGTCCTCGACTTGAAAATGTGCTTTCTGTCCTTTTGACTCGGCCGCACATGCTGTGAAGACCGCAGAACCGAGAAGAACTACAAATACACCTAGCATTTTCCAGACGGACGCTTCCATGGGTTAATTGAATCTAACGACGAGCAAAGTGAAGGCgttttttatctttcaaatAGACTTGGCTGACGTTCCCGTAATAGCTGGTGCCGAGTTATTTTGTCTTCCAAGGTGTCAAGAAAAAAGGTGGACGTATTGAAAGCTCTTCGACCAGAACTTAACACCAGGAATTTCTCTTTTCATCTTTAAGAATCTTTCATCTGCCTTCACCAGCTTTATATTTCAATGTGTAATTCATGATGATCATCAAAAGTGAAGTCTTCAAATCAGGGAAGGtggcaaaaaaagaaaacaggtaTATCAAAGTTTTGCTTGTATTATGTCATAAATGTTTAATAATGATGTGACCATAAAATCAGCGAGAACTGGAGACGTTGTCTGTTTTCAAGAGGAATTATCAATGTATTTGCTTTTAGTATTATCATTGGCAATCCCAAATGTCATAAGCTCGCCGATCCCAGAAGAGCTGCAAAAACCGCATTTCCAGGTAATAGATTAAATCAGTTTTAATCTGCCTTTCTTACATAGCTTTATCTTTAAGTTCACCCAGTGAAAGTAAAAGAGAAGACTCGAGAAGTTAAATTCAAAAACTATATAGAAAAAACTCAGTTACACTCCACCATCTTTCAATTATACACTGAAATTTCAAAGTATAGTCAATTATACACGGAAATTTAAAGGTGTCCTGAGTCAAAATCTTCCCTCAAGCCCCAAACCCCCATACCTGGGTCTTTTTGCATTTAATAAACATTTCCTTACATAAGATCCGTTGCATAGCAtgtgaaaatacaacaaatcGTTACTCTAAAATGTGGAAAAGCGTGaaaaatttttaaaacaacTTGTTGAAAAGACTTGTTTAGTCTAGTGttatgtttatgtttactttttgcgtgttctcTTATTAgcgcctttttcaagattaacacattgacccctcaaacGGCCTGTACCGGtcttgggaagtacccacaaccccaaaaaaatcataaatgcaaactaaacacaacaagatgaagatactcaggcatcagtctaagggataaatgcatccaaccaaggtgttggcaactactcttaagccaaaaatcatcatgaatccacctttgcttgcaaatatccataagcaaaacactcaattatgccccaaaagacttcatgatgtcctgagacactctcctaatatgctcatagctgtattttgatgaaaaatacaagcaaccatcaacttgtgctggcttcagcacaacgacgagggattaaaagtggggaccgcaaagcactgttggaaagcttggataccgctggatagttgcagctgtgtttgactttgacgggctgtataaaacccagaataggggggaggtatctgattttagtctgttttttgtaaattcagctcgaaaatagccaggagtcaatgggttaaacataaacacaaacaCTAGACTAtacacacgtcttttcaaaaagttttttttttcacactaATTTTGCTTTTCGCCCTATGTTACCGTAAAtattacaccttttgctgttcaataaCGGAAAAGGGCATTCATTTGTGCCAAACGTTGTATAGTTAACGTGCATTGTCTtcccacaaatgtcccacaaaaagtcggcaatcgacggcaaaaagattggtttgagatattttcTGCGATTTTGGACAAGCAAAATAAGCATCTTCCGGTCAGCGTAGAAAGTGATAGTCCTGTTTTTTTAGACCGGCCACTTTTAGTGTAGAGCTGGGACTCAAATTGCAGAAAAACacgaagaaacgaaaaacaaaaagcaaacaaacctcATATACAAGAACAGTGtaagtcctaccattaaagttgtgtttgatattatccTAGGTTACTTCAATTACATATAAGAATGATGAGACTGTCGTTCGTATTATGGCTGTAAATCTTGACATTTGCCGATTAAACTTGTAGTTAAAAGTCGGTCGTAAACAGCGGATTCGGCATTCTCTTCTACTTTTCCccgcacttaaatcactgcaagttgacaaaaatagctttgaaaacacataaacacTTAGTACCTACCGTAGAGAGCACCGCTTTATCTTATCATCTCCAATTTTACGTATTTTAAGCTTGATTCGTGCCGTTTCCATTTAACAACCAAACTCgtagttatctatttctatgcttcattctcacaagattttcaccaagcttggacaacaaGACAAGTTTCCATCATATTAGGTTACTGTTTTTAATTTTCCAAGTCGCAAAAAAACCCCTATGTACGtctatatttaaaataactcCGGGCAGGACTCACTGACCTCATCcgacatgttgtacaatttgtgggacttttgtgggacatttgggttgcactttgctggcttctatttgctgctttctgattggatattcgtgcgcgcgtcggccggatctatgaattgggCATTCATTCGAATGGAATGAACATTCTTCTGCATGCAATCGAAAATTCAATTACGCGTTTGGACAATCAGTAGCGTTTATTGACAATCagttataaaaaatagaaaattcattAGTGCTATTAACATAAACAAAGACAATCAACAATTACTCACTCGTCTCTTATGTATGGGTGGTGAAAGGGGAGGAGTGAGTAAAATAGTACTCAGGAGAGATCCCAAGAGACAAGAATAAAGCGAGTCCACTATGAAATctgttttctttaattttccatttttttcatCACTATACAAATTCTCTTGCGTACTAGAAAACAAACCGAGTGCTTGGGTAACCTGTGGTACCTGTAGACAACTGGTACCCCAAACACTGCTGTGGCATCggcacttttcgaaaaaaaaaaagaaaaaaatcaagtagataaagtctcatttgtagcaaaacttccaataccttcgcaaagttgtttacattttttaggcgcacggtgacagctaaatgtcaaatcatttgacagaagaaaaacctgattggctggtagGGAATCCCATAAAATTATTTTAGCCGTGATTGGATACTTCTATTTCTACTTATATTTTAGCCGTGATAGCCGTGATTGGCACTTCTTATCgggcagtggaatggtttCTTCAAGTGATGAAAACTcactacaactcgacacaatTGCGACACAATTTAAATGGCGAGATTTAATCGgaaaaaaagcaccaaattggATATTTCAACTTGGCTAATTCAAGATGAATAGTTGATCTATGAACTTAGCTAAAATATAAAGGAAAAACATCGTTTTGGGTATCAATTATCGCATTTAAAGTAATTCCCGGTAAGTTAACGGGAGCTCTTGAGCTCCCGTAAGTTACCGGGCGAGTTACCGGGATTTTTCCGGGCCCGAAAATTgcgggtgttttgagaaacatCCGTAAAGTTTATCGGAGGCTTACCGGGTGACTTTCTGGGTTTCCTGGTTTATCGGGGCTATTGAGAAACGACCAGATGGCGACTTACTCAAACCGTCAACAGGTCAAGTAGTGCAGAGCTCTACCAACTTTCTTTTCCATGTGTCATAAACACTGAAAATTTTCGAAGAAATAATAGAAacataataaattaattactCTACACACCACCTACAAACCATCCTCGATCTTTTTGTTGTGAAAAAGGAAACATATc from the Nematostella vectensis chromosome 4, jaNemVect1.1, whole genome shotgun sequence genome contains:
- the LOC116612445 gene encoding uncharacterized protein LOC116612445, coding for MEASVWKMLGVFVVLLGSAVFTACAAESKGQKAHFQVEDKSGELKISATKDMAKVTAQADSVQVVVKPGMADYPVMKSEKPIVHVVDGWNTLAFRKSGVVTTKTAQKTKSKIKKHDRHVFIKLTKISESKLIKVNSLAARPARKFNSILSRTSSKRAPLLRKAYGVKSKDLPGSKKSEFGENESGFRVNGNAGKIKMNVTKNGTMLTSESGTIDVLLKTPQRPRQASSQRDLVNLRTAPEPVHMAPELEESWENIGLRKSTLPST